Genomic segment of Paenibacillaceae bacterium GAS479:
ATACTCCCATAGAGACGACGTTGCTGACAGGATGTTTAGGCTTCTCCTCAAAATCGGTAATTCGGCAGTTGTCGCCGATGATCATCGTACCGAATCGGCTTGCCTCCTTGATGTCGACTTCAAGACCAGCTACGGTCACATCCGCGCCTATCTCCTTGTGATGCTCAAGCATCTGCTCATAGTCCATTTTGTAAATATGATCACCGGAAATAATGAGCACGTATTCGGGTTCATAACGGTCAATGAAACCCATGTTTTGGTAAATGGCGTTGGCTGTTCCCTTATACCAGTCGCCCCCCTTGGACTTTACATAAGGCGGCAGTACGGCCATTCCGCCATCGCTGCGGTCAAGGCCCCAAGGGCTGCCTATGCCTAAATATCGATTCAGCACGAGCGGCTGATATTGGGTCAGCACACCTACGGTGTCGATTCCCGAGTGCATGCAATTACTGAGCGTAAAATCAATGATCCGGTATTTACCTCCGAAGTGGACGGCCGGTTTGGCCAAATCCTTTGTGAGCACGCCTAAGCGTTTGCCTTCTCCCCCGGCAAGCAACATGGCAATCATTTCTTTTTGGCCCATGATCCCAACTCCTCGTGTCAATGTGTTCCCCGCGGCTGGAACTCTAGAAGTTGGAAGGACAGCGGGGGCAGGTGCAGGTTAAGACTGTAATCTTGGCCATGCATTGGTGCTGCCGTGCTGGTATAACGGGCCGAAAGCCCCTGAGAGGAGCCCCCGAATTGGGAATCGTCGCTGTGCAGGAGGAGCTTGAAGCGCCCTTTGTCCGGTACTCCGACTTGGTATTCCCCATAATCGTTGCTCGAGAAGTTGGCGACAGTGACCGTGTAGCCACCGCTCCGCCCTCTACGGATGAATGAGATTACGCTCTGCTCGGCATTGTTCACATCGATCCACTGGAAACCGGCCGGATCGAAATCCTGCTCCCACAAAACGCTTTGCTTGCGGTACAGTCCGTTCAGCTTCCGCACGTACTGCTGCATGCTCTTGTGAGAATCGTACTGGAGGACCATCCAGTCGAGAGAGTCGCTATCCTTCCATTCGTCGAATTGACCGAATTCTCCTCCCATGAATAGTAGTTTCTTGCCGGGATGTGTCATCCAGAATCCATAGAAAAGTCGGAGACCGGCAAACTTCTCTTCGTAACTTCCAGGCATTTTGTTCAGCAGGGACTTTTTGCCATGGACAACCTCATCGTGAGAGAGCGGCAAGATAAAATTCTCTGTGTAAGCATACATCATGGCAAAAGTAAGTAAATTGTGGCGATTCGACCTCTCGGACGGCTCAAGTTGCATGTAGCGGAGCATATCGTTCATCCAGCCCATATTCCACTTGAAGTTGAAACCGAGTCCTCCTTCATGAACCGGCGCCGTGATGCCAGGCTCGGAAGAGCTGTCTTCTGCTATCATGAGCGTATTCGGGAAATAGTGAAAAACTGCCTTATTGAGCTTTTTCAAAAACTCGTCCGCCTCAAGATTACGCGTTCCGCCATATTTGTTGCGCGTCTGCTGCTCCGGTGTTTTGTCCATCGTCAGATCCCTCATGCTGGCAACCGCGTCCACGCGCAAGCCGTCGATATGGAACATATCCATCCAGTACAGCGCATTGGAAATGAGGAAGCTCTGCACCTCTGTTCGACCGTAGTCGAAAGCATTCGTTCCCCAAAGCGGTTTTTCCGCGAGCCGCGAATCGCTTCCTTCGAAGATCGGCGTGCCGTCGAACTCGCGCAGCCCCTGTTCATCTTTGCAAAAATGGGCCGGTACCCAGTCGAGAATGACGCCAATGCCTTTGCGGTGGCAGCGATCAATGAACTTCATCAGGCTCTTAGGTGAGCCGTACCGCGCCGATGGAGCGAAAAACCCAGTAATCTGGTAACCCCATGATTTATCAAAAGGATGCTCCG
This window contains:
- a CDS encoding glucose-1-phosphate adenylyltransferase — translated: MGQKEMIAMLLAGGEGKRLGVLTKDLAKPAVHFGGKYRIIDFTLSNCMHSGIDTVGVLTQYQPLVLNRYLGIGSPWGLDRSDGGMAVLPPYVKSKGGDWYKGTANAIYQNMGFIDRYEPEYVLIISGDHIYKMDYEQMLEHHKEIGADVTVAGLEVDIKEASRFGTMIIGDNCRITDFEEKPKHPVSNVVSMGVYIFNWKVLQRYLIRDEANRKSSHDFGKDIIPAMLEDDIMLHMYPFKGYWKDVGTIESLWEAHMDLLGDEPLLDLGDSDWRIYSTRHNRPAHYVSPAASVTESMISEGCIIEGEVNRSVLFSGVEIGEGSVIEESVIMPGAVIGAGAKVYRTIVGENAVLEPGVMLGSPDSRDIGVVGSDEKVSLIQSLEEVPLP
- a CDS encoding 1,4-alpha-glucan branching enzyme, encoding MPTVSVKEDNELLKDVYLFNRGENNFAYRTFGAHIALENRRKGVRFTVWAPNAVEIGVVGDFNDWKGSEHGMEEIGGTGVWTLFIPGIKPGDLYKYEILARDGRKLLKADPFAFMSELRPGTASVVGDLSGYKWKDEEWQVRKQETAAYDQPMLIYEMHFGTWKIKGEEIFYSYDEIGGEILDYVVKMGYTHIELMPLAEHPFDKSWGYQITGFFAPSARYGSPKSLMKFIDRCHRKGIGVILDWVPAHFCKDEQGLREFDGTPIFEGSDSRLAEKPLWGTNAFDYGRTEVQSFLISNALYWMDMFHIDGLRVDAVASMRDLTMDKTPEQQTRNKYGGTRNLEADEFLKKLNKAVFHYFPNTLMIAEDSSSEPGITAPVHEGGLGFNFKWNMGWMNDMLRYMQLEPSERSNRHNLLTFAMMYAYTENFILPLSHDEVVHGKKSLLNKMPGSYEEKFAGLRLFYGFWMTHPGKKLLFMGGEFGQFDEWKDSDSLDWMVLQYDSHKSMQQYVRKLNGLYRKQSVLWEQDFDPAGFQWIDVNNAEQSVISFIRRGRSGGYTVTVANFSSNDYGEYQVGVPDKGRFKLLLHSDDSQFGGSSQGLSARYTSTAAPMHGQDYSLNLHLPPLSFQLLEFQPRGTH